The following coding sequences are from one Gemmatimonadota bacterium window:
- a CDS encoding biotin attachment protein, whose translation MAKKKVIFMNTAFRDGFQSVYGARVFTPDFLPAVEAAREAGIDYYEAGGGARFQSLYFYCNEDAFAMTDAFREAAGPEANLQTLARGVNVVGLESQSSDIIKLHAELFKKHGITTIRNFDALNDVNNLIYSGQCIADAGLHHQVCVTLMELPPGCTGAHDADFYEQTLREILEADIPYHSVCFKDASGTAVPSKVYETIKRAHQLLPDGTFIHFHTHETAGISVQANLAALEAGADAIDLSLAPCSGGTCQPDILVMWHALRGTDYDLDIDIEKVRDAEEVFKECMADYFLPPEATAVEPMIPWSPMPGGALTANTQMLRDNGIMDKYPDMIKAMGDVVARGGFGTSVTPVSQFYFQQAFNNVMFGPWERIAEPYGQMVLGYFGKTPVPPDPEVVKIASNQLGLEPTDQPPLERNDADPEKGREAAKKLLDAEGIEATDEHIFIVATCGDKGMDFLKGDAEIGVRKIEKQDDAPAPVADGAAEYKLQVNGKSVSVQIDGNIATVNGTTYTVDIEDAVSTQETAPTNAEPVSAQMPGKVIRILKHAGDHVQAGESILILEAMKMEVQITSPNAGTVVEMPVNVGDQVSNGQTLAMVG comes from the coding sequence ATGGCAAAGAAAAAAGTAATATTTATGAATACAGCATTTCGCGACGGCTTCCAGTCGGTCTATGGCGCGCGCGTATTCACACCCGACTTTTTACCTGCGGTAGAAGCCGCACGCGAAGCGGGTATCGATTATTATGAAGCCGGAGGCGGGGCGCGATTTCAGTCCCTGTACTTTTATTGCAACGAAGATGCGTTTGCAATGACCGATGCATTCCGAGAAGCCGCAGGACCAGAGGCCAATTTGCAGACCCTGGCCCGCGGCGTGAATGTCGTGGGATTGGAATCGCAGTCGAGCGATATCATCAAGCTGCACGCCGAACTGTTCAAAAAACACGGCATTACGACCATCCGCAATTTTGACGCCCTCAACGATGTCAACAATTTGATCTACAGCGGACAATGCATCGCAGATGCGGGATTGCATCATCAAGTATGCGTGACATTGATGGAATTGCCACCCGGCTGCACCGGCGCACACGACGCGGATTTTTACGAACAAACACTCCGCGAAATTTTAGAAGCCGATATTCCATATCACTCCGTGTGTTTCAAAGACGCCTCAGGTACAGCCGTGCCATCAAAAGTATATGAGACCATTAAACGGGCGCACCAACTGCTGCCCGATGGCACATTTATCCACTTTCACACCCATGAAACGGCCGGGATCAGCGTACAGGCCAATCTGGCCGCGCTGGAAGCGGGAGCCGATGCCATAGACCTGTCCCTGGCACCGTGTTCCGGAGGCACCTGCCAGCCCGATATCCTGGTCATGTGGCACGCGCTTCGCGGTACAGATTACGACCTGGACATCGACATAGAGAAAGTCCGCGACGCCGAAGAAGTATTTAAAGAATGCATGGCGGATTACTTTTTGCCACCAGAAGCTACGGCAGTTGAACCCATGATCCCCTGGAGTCCCATGCCGGGCGGCGCGCTCACGGCCAATACGCAGATGTTGCGCGACAATGGCATTATGGACAAATATCCCGACATGATCAAAGCCATGGGCGACGTAGTCGCACGGGGCGGTTTTGGCACATCTGTCACACCCGTATCGCAATTCTATTTTCAACAGGCATTTAACAACGTGATGTTTGGTCCCTGGGAAAGAATCGCCGAACCCTATGGGCAGATGGTACTCGGCTATTTTGGCAAAACCCCTGTGCCCCCCGACCCCGAAGTTGTAAAAATCGCGTCAAATCAACTGGGACTTGAACCCACAGACCAGCCGCCTCTTGAACGCAATGATGCCGATCCCGAAAAGGGAAGAGAAGCCGCGAAGAAACTGTTGGACGCCGAGGGAATTGAAGCGACGGACGAGCACATCTTCATCGTAGCGACCTGCGGCGACAAGGGAATGGATTTCTTGAAAGGCGATGCCGAAATAGGCGTGCGGAAAATCGAAAAACAGGATGACGCACCCGCGCCAGTTGCCGACGGCGCAGCAGAATACAAGCTACAGGTCAACGGCAAATCCGTGAGCGTACAAATTGACGGCAATATCGCTACCGTAAACGGCACAACTTATACAGTGGATATAGAGGATGCGGTATCTACACAGGAAACAGCACCCACCAATGCCGAACCCGTAAGCGCGCAAATGCCTGGAAAAGTCATTCGGATCTTAAAACACGCAGGAGATCA
- a CDS encoding sodium ion-translocating decarboxylase subunit beta, with translation MDIFYDFLHTTGFANLSWGNVIMIAIGIVFIHLAITRDYEPLLLLPIGFGMIVGNIPAIPSMALGVYDEGSVLRYIYFGVTSGLFPPLIFLGIGAMTDFSTLLSNPKLVLLGAAAQMGIFLTLIGALYLGFSPSESGAIGIIGGADGPTAIFLSAKLAPHLLGAIAIAAYSYMALVPVIQPPVMMLLTTKRERLIRMPEPRTPSKRERIIFPIAGFLIATLIAPGALTLLGMLFFGNLLKESMVTDRLAESARTAMVDIVTILLGFSVGASTEAQTFLTPDSLLIFGLGALSFAVATASGVLFAKLMNVLTKEKINPLVGAAGVSAVPDSARVVQMVGQQEDAHNFLLMHAMAPNVAGVIGSAVAAGILWSVLVQ, from the coding sequence ATGGATATATTTTACGACTTTTTGCATACAACTGGATTTGCCAACTTGAGTTGGGGCAATGTCATTATGATCGCAATTGGCATTGTATTTATTCACCTGGCGATCACCAGAGATTACGAACCCCTGTTGTTGCTGCCAATCGGTTTTGGCATGATCGTGGGAAATATCCCTGCTATTCCGAGCATGGCCCTCGGCGTTTACGACGAGGGCAGTGTACTGCGCTATATTTACTTCGGCGTGACATCGGGCTTATTCCCGCCGCTGATCTTTTTGGGAATTGGCGCAATGACCGATTTTTCGACACTCCTGTCCAATCCCAAACTGGTACTATTAGGCGCTGCGGCGCAAATGGGCATATTCCTGACCCTGATCGGCGCGCTATATCTGGGCTTTTCACCTTCTGAATCTGGAGCCATCGGAATCATTGGCGGCGCTGATGGACCTACGGCTATTTTCCTATCGGCCAAATTGGCCCCTCATCTTTTGGGCGCCATTGCCATCGCGGCGTATTCGTACATGGCACTCGTCCCGGTAATTCAGCCCCCGGTTATGATGCTATTGACGACCAAACGCGAACGCCTGATTCGCATGCCCGAACCGCGCACACCCTCCAAGCGCGAACGCATCATTTTTCCGATAGCTGGCTTCTTGATTGCAACCTTAATTGCGCCGGGCGCATTGACCCTGCTGGGCATGTTATTTTTTGGCAACTTGTTAAAAGAGAGCATGGTCACAGACCGATTGGCAGAGTCCGCACGCACAGCAATGGTCGATATTGTCACAATCCTGCTCGGCTTTTCCGTAGGTGCCAGCACAGAGGCACAAACATTCTTGACCCCTGATTCGCTTTTGATTTTTGGCCTGGGCGCGCTATCTTTTGCAGTCGCTACGGCCAGCGGCGTCCTGTTTGCAAAATTGATGAACGTGTTGACAAAAGAAAAAATCAATCCCCTCGTAGGTGCCGCAGGCGTATCGGCAGTGCCCGACTCCGCACGGGTCGTGCAGATGGTGGGGCAACAAGAAGACGCACATAATTTCCTATTGATGCACGCCATGGCACCCAATGTAGCTGGCGTGATCGGCTCAGCCGTTGCCGCGGGGATCTTGTGGTCGGTACTGGTTCAGTAG
- a CDS encoding OadG family protein, with translation MYNFNFSMQNIEDGQGLGIALTGMIIVFSVLTLISAFIVILPKILAVVAKKFPESAGHHGVPVQAEDDSAALAAIGYVMHMRSTGKT, from the coding sequence ATGTACAATTTTAACTTTAGCATGCAGAATATTGAAGATGGTCAGGGCCTGGGCATTGCGCTGACCGGGATGATCATTGTATTCAGCGTTTTGACATTGATCAGTGCATTTATTGTAATATTGCCCAAAATATTGGCTGTTGTCGCAAAAAAATTTCCCGAATCTGCAGGACATCACGGTGTGCCCGTACAGGCTGAAGACGATAGCGCTGCACTGGCCGCAATCGGTTATGTCATGCACATGAGAAGCACGGGTAAAACTTGA
- a CDS encoding DUF493 domain-containing protein: MIEGPSEIEYPCPWNFKIIGREEEHMRRAIAEIVGDSDYTLTFSNQSRHGKYRSLNLDMVVLDESHRLNIYEALRHHRSIQIVL, encoded by the coding sequence ATGATCGAAGGACCATCAGAAATTGAGTATCCGTGTCCCTGGAATTTTAAGATCATTGGCCGCGAAGAAGAACACATGCGTCGGGCGATTGCCGAAATTGTGGGCGACAGCGATTATACCCTGACCTTTTCAAATCAGAGCAGGCATGGAAAGTATCGCAGCTTAAACCTCGATATGGTCGTCCTCGACGAATCCCACCGCCTCAATATCTATGAGGCTCTCAGACACCATCGCAGTATTCAAATTGTTCTTTGA